Proteins encoded by one window of Manduca sexta isolate Smith_Timp_Sample1 chromosome 12, JHU_Msex_v1.0, whole genome shotgun sequence:
- the LOC115449462 gene encoding solute carrier family 23 member 2 isoform X2 — protein MSKFVCSYDIVTQRQDDVPGEHKDEEERKGNVTYGIDDTPPWYLCIFMALQHYLTMIGAIVAIPFILCPALCMQETDPDRSNIISTMIFVTGLITWLQSTFGCRLPIVQGGTISFLVPTLAILGLPEWQCPASTTLAAMTEDQRREVWTSRMRELSGAIAVSALFQVFMGYFGVIGSLLRFVTPLTIAPTVALVGLTLFDHAASAAAQQWGIAAGTFTLLTIFSQCMTNVNIPTLAYKKGRGCTVIWFPLFKLFPVLLTIMIMWAVCGILTATGVFPPGHPARTDLKVNIIEDAPWFRVPYPGQWGAPTVSVAGVLGMLAGVLACTVESISYYPTTARMCAAPPPPLHAINRGLGTEGLGTVLAGLWGSGNGTNTFGENVGAIGVTKVGSRRVVQWAAALMVLQGVVGKLGAVFIIIPQPIVGGLFCVMFGMISAFGLSALQYVNLNSSRNLYIIGFSLFFPMVLTRWMAAHSGVIQTGVNALDAVLQVLLSTSILVGGVVGCLLDNLIPGTDEERGLAAWAKEMSLEAAGASEHGDTYDFPIGMSLIRRWTWTSYLPFMPTYEAGKFTALFTKKES, from the exons atgagTAAATTTGTTTGTTCCTACGATATAGTAACACAG CGGCAAGACGATGTACCAGGCGAGCATAAAGACGAGGAGGAAAGGAAAGGGAATGTCACGTATGGAATCGACGATACACCTCCGTGGTACCTCTGTATATTTATGGCTTTACAG CACTACTTGACGATGATCGGCGCCATAGTAGCCATACCGTTCATCCTGTGCCCCGCACTGTGCATGCAGGAGACAGACCCAGACCGATCCAACATTATATCCACCATGATATTCGTCACAG GACTAATAACGTGGCTTCAATCAACATTCGGCTGCCGCTTACCCATAGTGCAGGGCGGCACCATCTCCTTCCTAGTTCCCACCCTGGCCATCCTAGGTCTACCGGAGTGGCAGTGCCCCGCTTCGACTACCCTGGCGGCCATGACGGAAGACCAGAGGAGGGAGGTGTGGACGAGCAGGATGCGGGAACTGTCGGGAGCGATTGCTGTATCCGCGCTGTTTCAAGTGTTTATGG GGTACTTCGGTGTGATCGGATCATTGCTGCGTTTCGTAACGCCGCTGACCATCGCGCCGACGGTAGCGTTGGTGGGGCTCACGCTATTTGACCACGCTGCCAGCGCCgcagcccagcagtggggcatcGCTGCGGG TACATTCACTCTGTTGACGATATTCTCCCAGTGCATGACCAACGTGAATATTCCGACGCTTGCGTACAAGAAAGGCAGGGGGTGCACAGTAATTTGGTTCCCACTCTTCAAGCTGTTCccg GTGCTCCTCACAATAATGATAATGTGGGCTGTGTGCGGCATACTGACCGCCACGGGAGTGTTCCCCCCGGGACACCCCGCCAGGACAGACCTCAAGGTCAACATCATCGAGGATGCGCCGTGGTTCAGAGTCCCTTATCCAG GGCAATGGGGCGCGCCGACAGTGAGCGTGGCAGGCGTTCTGGGCATGCTGGCAGGCGTCCTCGCCTGCACCGTCGAGTCCATCAGCTACTACCCCACCACTGCCAGGATGTGCG CCGCTCCCCCTCCTCCGCTTCACGCTATCAACCGCGGACTCGGCACAGAGGGCCTGGGCACGGTCCTCGCTGGACTCTGGGGCTCCGGCAACGGGACCAACACCTTCGGAGAAAACGTCGGAGCCATTGGTGTTACTAAG GTTGGGTCCCGTCGCGTGGTGCAGTGGGCGGCGGCGCTGATGGTCCTGCAGGGCGTGGTGGGCAAACTGGGCGCGGTGTTCATTATCATCCCGCAGCCCATCGTGGGCGGACTGTTCTGCGTCATGTTCGGAATGATCTCCGCTTTTG GTCTCTCAGCTCTCCAGTACGTGAACCTGAACAGCTCCAGAAACCTGTACATCATCGGGTTCAGTTTATTTTTCCCGATGGTGCTGACGCGGTGGATGGCGGCCCACAGCGGTGTCATACAGACCGGTGTGAATGCACTCGATGCTGTGCTCCAAGTTCTGCTGTCCACTTCGATCCTCGTGGGAGGTGTTGTGGGGTGTTTGTTGGATAATCTCATACCAG GTACTGACGAGGAGAGAGGCCTGGCTGCCTGGGCCAAAGAAATGTCATTAGAAGCAGCGGGAGCGTCAGAACATGGTGACACGTATGACTTCCCTATTGGCATGAGTCTCATAAGAAG GTGGACGTGGACGTCGTATCTTCCCTTCATGCCGACGTATGAGGCTGGCAAGTTTACAGCACTCTTCACCAAGAAGGAGAGCTGA
- the LOC115449462 gene encoding solute carrier family 23 member 2 isoform X1, producing MVHNNVIQMGLENVIRELRQDDVPGEHKDEEERKGNVTYGIDDTPPWYLCIFMALQHYLTMIGAIVAIPFILCPALCMQETDPDRSNIISTMIFVTGLITWLQSTFGCRLPIVQGGTISFLVPTLAILGLPEWQCPASTTLAAMTEDQRREVWTSRMRELSGAIAVSALFQVFMGYFGVIGSLLRFVTPLTIAPTVALVGLTLFDHAASAAAQQWGIAAGTFTLLTIFSQCMTNVNIPTLAYKKGRGCTVIWFPLFKLFPVLLTIMIMWAVCGILTATGVFPPGHPARTDLKVNIIEDAPWFRVPYPGQWGAPTVSVAGVLGMLAGVLACTVESISYYPTTARMCAAPPPPLHAINRGLGTEGLGTVLAGLWGSGNGTNTFGENVGAIGVTKVGSRRVVQWAAALMVLQGVVGKLGAVFIIIPQPIVGGLFCVMFGMISAFGLSALQYVNLNSSRNLYIIGFSLFFPMVLTRWMAAHSGVIQTGVNALDAVLQVLLSTSILVGGVVGCLLDNLIPGTDEERGLAAWAKEMSLEAAGASEHGDTYDFPIGMSLIRRWTWTSYLPFMPTYEAGKFTALFTKKES from the exons CGGCAAGACGATGTACCAGGCGAGCATAAAGACGAGGAGGAAAGGAAAGGGAATGTCACGTATGGAATCGACGATACACCTCCGTGGTACCTCTGTATATTTATGGCTTTACAG CACTACTTGACGATGATCGGCGCCATAGTAGCCATACCGTTCATCCTGTGCCCCGCACTGTGCATGCAGGAGACAGACCCAGACCGATCCAACATTATATCCACCATGATATTCGTCACAG GACTAATAACGTGGCTTCAATCAACATTCGGCTGCCGCTTACCCATAGTGCAGGGCGGCACCATCTCCTTCCTAGTTCCCACCCTGGCCATCCTAGGTCTACCGGAGTGGCAGTGCCCCGCTTCGACTACCCTGGCGGCCATGACGGAAGACCAGAGGAGGGAGGTGTGGACGAGCAGGATGCGGGAACTGTCGGGAGCGATTGCTGTATCCGCGCTGTTTCAAGTGTTTATGG GGTACTTCGGTGTGATCGGATCATTGCTGCGTTTCGTAACGCCGCTGACCATCGCGCCGACGGTAGCGTTGGTGGGGCTCACGCTATTTGACCACGCTGCCAGCGCCgcagcccagcagtggggcatcGCTGCGGG TACATTCACTCTGTTGACGATATTCTCCCAGTGCATGACCAACGTGAATATTCCGACGCTTGCGTACAAGAAAGGCAGGGGGTGCACAGTAATTTGGTTCCCACTCTTCAAGCTGTTCccg GTGCTCCTCACAATAATGATAATGTGGGCTGTGTGCGGCATACTGACCGCCACGGGAGTGTTCCCCCCGGGACACCCCGCCAGGACAGACCTCAAGGTCAACATCATCGAGGATGCGCCGTGGTTCAGAGTCCCTTATCCAG GGCAATGGGGCGCGCCGACAGTGAGCGTGGCAGGCGTTCTGGGCATGCTGGCAGGCGTCCTCGCCTGCACCGTCGAGTCCATCAGCTACTACCCCACCACTGCCAGGATGTGCG CCGCTCCCCCTCCTCCGCTTCACGCTATCAACCGCGGACTCGGCACAGAGGGCCTGGGCACGGTCCTCGCTGGACTCTGGGGCTCCGGCAACGGGACCAACACCTTCGGAGAAAACGTCGGAGCCATTGGTGTTACTAAG GTTGGGTCCCGTCGCGTGGTGCAGTGGGCGGCGGCGCTGATGGTCCTGCAGGGCGTGGTGGGCAAACTGGGCGCGGTGTTCATTATCATCCCGCAGCCCATCGTGGGCGGACTGTTCTGCGTCATGTTCGGAATGATCTCCGCTTTTG GTCTCTCAGCTCTCCAGTACGTGAACCTGAACAGCTCCAGAAACCTGTACATCATCGGGTTCAGTTTATTTTTCCCGATGGTGCTGACGCGGTGGATGGCGGCCCACAGCGGTGTCATACAGACCGGTGTGAATGCACTCGATGCTGTGCTCCAAGTTCTGCTGTCCACTTCGATCCTCGTGGGAGGTGTTGTGGGGTGTTTGTTGGATAATCTCATACCAG GTACTGACGAGGAGAGAGGCCTGGCTGCCTGGGCCAAAGAAATGTCATTAGAAGCAGCGGGAGCGTCAGAACATGGTGACACGTATGACTTCCCTATTGGCATGAGTCTCATAAGAAG GTGGACGTGGACGTCGTATCTTCCCTTCATGCCGACGTATGAGGCTGGCAAGTTTACAGCACTCTTCACCAAGAAGGAGAGCTGA